Proteins encoded together in one Lathyrus oleraceus cultivar Zhongwan6 chromosome 5, CAAS_Psat_ZW6_1.0, whole genome shotgun sequence window:
- the LOC127086735 gene encoding 2-alkenal reductase (NADP(+)-dependent): MADLVESKEWYLTAYCPEGVPTTDHLKLRTVPLSLDSDSIPDNHLVVETLLLSVDPYLRGRITGSLEGLFISQYQLNQAITAFAVVRVIRSKDSRYSEGDILLCPSSPVAEYAIVPSSQIARKIDTENGISLSDYLGALGVPGFAAWIGIEVLGDPKAGSNVFISAASGAVGMNAGQLARIRGCRVIGSTGSDDKVKLIKEEFGYDDGFNYNKETNYDAALNKYFPNGIDVYLDNVGGKMLEAVLNHVNKHARIPLCGMISQYNKVWTEREGVRNLLNMVGKEVRMEGFMLESYWHRFGDFAKDMERYIQEGKVKSKSKINIGIESFLESFNSLFSSSNIGKVVVQVKT; the protein is encoded by the exons ATGGCAGATTTGGTAGAAAGCAAAGAATGGTACTTAACTGCATACTGCCCTGAAGGTGTTCCAACCACAGATCATCTCAAACTCCGCACTGTCCCTCTTTCTCTTGACTCTGATTCAATCCCTGATAATCATCTAGTAGTTGAAACTCTTCTTCTCTCTGTCGATCCTTATCTTCGTGGAAGAATCACTGGCTCCTTAGAAGGCCTTTTCATTTCACAATATCAACTTAACCAG GCGATTACAGCATTTGCAGTTGTAAGGGTGATTAGATCGAAGGATAGTAGATACAGTGAGGGAGATATTCTTTTGTGTCCATCTTCTCCTGTTGCCGAGTATGCTATTGTGCCATCTTCTCAAATAGCTAGAAAAATTGATACTGAAAATGGGATTTCTTTGTCTGATTATCTTGGTGCTTTAG GAGTACCAGGTTTTGCAGCATGGATTGGAATAGAGGTGCTTGGAGATCCAAAGGCAGGATCAAATGTGTTCATATCTGCTGCTTCAGGTGCTGTTGGTATGAATGCTGGACAGCTTGCTAGGATTAGAGGGTGTAGGGTCATTGGAAGCACTGGCTCTGATGATAAG GTAAAACTTATCAAAGAAGAATTTGGATACGATGACGGATTCAACTACAATAAAGAGACAAATTATGACGCCGCTTTAAACAA GTATTTCCCTAATGGTATTGATGTCTATCTTGACAATGTTGGTGGTAAAATGCTTGAAGCTGTACTTAACCATGTCAACAAGCATGCTAGAATCCCACTTTGTGGGATGATATCTCAATATAATAAA GTTTGGACTGAAAGAGAAGGGGTTAGGAATCTTCTGAATATGGTGGGAAAGGAGGTGAGGATGGAAGGTTTTATGCTAGAGTCATATTGGCATCGTTTTGGAGATTTTGCTAAAGATATGGAAAGATACATACAAGAAGGCAAAGTTAAGTCCAAGAGTAAAATTAATATTGGAATCGAGAGCTTTTTGGAGAGTTTCAATTCCTTATTCTCAAGCTCTAACATTGGAAAAGTTGTTGTTCAAGTCAAGACATGA